TATACATCCGGCACCTACTATTGCACCATCATCAATTATTGAACCTTTAAGTATTGTAACATTGCAACCTATCCATACATTGTTTTTAATAATAACAGGCTTATCCTTGTTAATTATTTCATCTTTAATCCATATATTATGCAAATCAGAATCCATAATAACAACATTAAATGAAATAGCACAATTTTCGCCAATTTCAATATAATTTTTACAATAGATTTTGCTCTCACCTGTTATATATGTATTATTGTTAATAATCAATTTGGCATTTTTGCCAACGTAAATAGAAACACCAGGCCCAAGTGTTACCTTCCCATTTATAATCAAAGTTGCCCCCTCATCCAAAATAATTTTTGTGGTACCTTTGCAAAGTTTACTTATATTCTTATCAATTCTTAATCTGCCATTGATTTCTATTCTTGATCTTTTACTTTTTATTATTTTCGCGGGACAATTTATTAATAATGGTAATATATTGCTTTTTTATTTATTTTTATATAATAAATCAAGTTTAAAAAGGCATAATAAATAAAACATATATTTTTCACTTTTCATTTCCTCCCAAAACGTAATTAATATTTCAACTTGTTTTTTACAAATACATATACTTTTTTCAGTATTCTAATCATATTATTATCTATCTTGATTTCTTTATTAGCTACTTTATTAAACCCTTTTTTTCTGATTTCTCCTATGATATAATCTCTCTGCTTAGGTCTTTCGTAATAACCCGAATAAACACGAATATTGTATTTAATAGCTTTATCTTTTTCAACTTCTCTCAATTCAATTCTATTATTCTTCCTTAATTCTTCAACAATATTTAGTCCTGCTGAATTGTTCACAATAATCAATGATACACCTTCATTCTTTTTATCATATTTCTTCTCTATACCCCAAAAATCTCCAAGTGTGATATCTCCTTGTCTCGGCAATTTACTAAACAGACATGAATAACAAGCTTCATTAAGATAATAATTTCTTAAGTACCCCATAAAAAATTTATCTTTATAATGCACATGAGATACCTTTCTTTTTTTTTCATAATATGTTAAACTAAAGTTTCTCCAGCCGGTAATTTTATCTCGAAAATTCACTTTTTCTACCTTCTCATTTAAGGCTTCAATAAAAGATTTAAACGGAATATATGACGGAATACCATGACATACTAAATCACATGTTATAAGCCTATCACTTTTGACAATCTTTTTTAATCCAGCTACCTGACAAGGAGTACCAACAAAAAGAACATTTTTCTGGGAATTTTCTAATATTTCTTTAATTTCTTTGTAAGCATACCCCACTTTGCTTTGCAAGTATTTTGAACCCCTTAATAAATATAAATTATCTATCGAATCTACCTTAATATGTTTTACTTCTAAACAATCATCCCAAGCAGCTCCAAAAACTATGCCTCTACTTTCTAAAATGGCAATTGCGATTTCGCTAAAAATTCCTCCCGATGATGATGCCTTCCGAATTTGTTGATTTTTACTCCAACCCATGTAGAATTTGGGTTCAGGATTGTTCGAATATTCAGGATTTAAAACAGGACAATTAGTTATACAAAATCCACATCCGATGCATCTTTCTTTTTTGATAACAGGTTTATAAAAACCATCCTCTGTTTTTCTTATCTCAATAGCTTTCATCTCACATATATTATAACAGGCGTAACAACCCGTACAATTTGAATTTCCTATTAAATCCAAGATTTTTTCTAACATAAACATACCACCTTGCTAAATTTAAATGAATTTTATGTGCATTTCTCTCCACATCGTCATTAACAAACATGTTAATGAGAAGAAAAACACAATATAAAGATCTTCAAAAATTATTGTATAAAAAGATGAAAATAATAATAATACGATAATCATAAGCGAATTAATAAGGTCATTTTTATTTATTAATTTATTATAAAAAGAATAGTGAAATAGAATTAAACTGAGATAAAAAATCAATCCACCTTCATAAATTCTGATTGACATTGTATTAATACCAAAATGTTTGGGCAAAGTAGGATCATCCCATAGCAATATTGAACCTATTCCTTTACCAAAAACACCACCATCTTTTATAGCATAGCTTACCAAGAAAAACCTCTCTATTTTTTCTAATTTGCCACTTTGTATTAAATTATAAATATATAAGTAATTCTTTATATGTGATAACAAATTATTGTATTCAAACAAATTGTAGATTATATTTTTATTAATAAAATAAAACACAAGAATTATTATTGGACACACAAAAATTAAAGTAAGTAATATTTTTTCTTTTGTTAAAATATACATCATTACTGCAATTATAAATAGGAAGATGTAAAACATTTTGTTATCATTGTATAGAGATATATAAATCATAAATATAACTTCACCGATTAACAATAAAAGCACTATTTTCTTTTTTTCTTTTAAATAAAATAACAAATTAGTTATAATTAAACTAATCCAATAAAAAGCTAAAACGTGGGTCCCCGAAGCACCAATTAATCCAGTTATATGGTCTAAATATAAAGGATTGTATTTAAAAAAGTCTTTTCTCATTAAAAAACCTGTATAATTTTTTTGAAGTATCAAAATTGGTATATTAATAATAAAATAGCAATTTAACAGCCAAAAATTAATTTTTACAAATCTTTGCTTTACTTTACAGTCACTTTCCAGCACCTTTTTCAAAGCTACAAAGAAAAAGATTATAATAACCCCTTTTAGTGCATGAAACAACGAAGAGATGGTTAATTTATATAATCCATTTAAAACAACATTAAACAATATAACAACCATTAAAAAAAAGGAAATTATAATTTCGCCCCACTTAATATTCATCTCTTTAATCACTTTATTTAGTGTATATTTTGAATATCTTCTTTGTAGAATATAGTTGGACATATATATAAACATAAACAAGGCAATAGATAAATAAATAGGATATTGTTTAGGATATACTAGGTATCTACCAAAAAAACATATAAATATAAACAACACATAAATATATATTAAATTTTCTTTAAACTTATCTTGCCACATATATTCAAATTTAGCCTCCTTGAAATTTTTATTTGTTTTATCTTGTTTCTAAATTTATTCTTTATTTTTTTGTTTCATAAACAATATCTAACGCTTCTAAGCTTTTTTGGGTATAATTTGGCATTTTTTCCTTTAACAATTCTCGAATGAAATGCTCATTTTTCATTATAAATTCAAAAGATTTAGTTAAAAAATCTTCAGCCTCATTTCTTATGTCAACCACATAATTTTCATATGTTCCAAAGATATCTTTGGCAATTCCTTTAGCCTTTGTGCTATACGCAATAGCCAACGTTGGCACCATAGTCGAGTATGCAGCTATAGTTGAATGCGTTCTTGCACCTATAAAAAAACGAAATTTACTTATAATAAACTTTAACTGAGAAGCTGTATACTCCTTGCGAATTATCTTTATTCTGTCTTTCGCTTTTTTAACATGTTCTTCATAAATAATATTCAAAATATTATAATCATTCTGTAGGAAACTGTTTTTTTGTATAACATGAGGCAGCAATACTATGTTAAGGTCAGTTTCTCTTAAAATAAATTCAATAAATTTTCTTATTTCTTTAATTAATCTTTCCCTACTACTTGCATAGTTTAAAGCTAAGGGACTCAAATTTATACCAATGCTGTTTTGTGAAATAAATTCATTGACTTCTTCCATAGGTAATAAAAAAGCCGGATCAGGATACAAATAAATATTGGAAAATCCTCTCTTCTGAAGCATATTATAGGAAATACTCTCTCTCACAATAATGACATCAAACAGTTTTAAGTCATTTAATGTTTCTTCATCTAAATTAAATTCCTCAAATGAAGCTCCCAAAATTATTAATCTTTTACCCGCCATTTTAGCTTTCTTATCAATACTGTTTAGCAAATATATAAGATTCTTATCATAACAGTAATTATCACCACCAATTGATATACAAACATCACTTGCCTTTATGTATGGCTCAAGATGTAAAGTTTTTAATTCAGAAGATAAGGAATAATTTCCAGCTATTTGGGCAATTTTACCTAAATATTTCTTTATTGAAAAATAATTCGGCACATGTCTAATATAATAATCAACTTTAATATCTTGCCGTTTCTTATCATTTACATAATCAAAAGTTGCAAGAATAAACTTTACGTGATCACCAAATTTATTTTTTGTCAATTCAGTTATACTCTTGACAATAGCCTCACAACCTCTATTGTAAAAGGAACCGTGTCCAAATAAAAAAACATTCATTTTATTGAAACTCCTTTCAGCTCATGTAATTGCTAATCTAAATATTATTTATTAAATCTTTAATTTGCAAATCACTTTTTTCTTTAAACTTTAAATTAAAAATTGTTCTACTTAAAATTATATCATTTATAATTTCGGAAATAATCCATGGATTTTTAATAATAATTTTGTATGCATTTGAAAAATTTCTACTATTTATATAATTACATGCAACACCATAGATTATTTTTTTCTCTACTTTAGCTATTATTTTGTCAATAATTTCATGCCTATTCTCTAATTCTAAACTGTTCATATGTATTTTTATAAGTTCTGATATTTGACTTAACTCCTTTTCCCATACTTTCATATCTGTTTCTCTTGTCAATGACGAATAATTTTTTCGGTAAAAATATGACTGAGAATTACAAATAGCTAATTTTTTACCTTTTAAAAACAACTCAATATAGAAAATATCATCTTCAGCTATTTTTAAATTTTCACAAAACCTAATATTATTCTCAGATATATCCTTTACCTTTATTAAAGGTTGTATGGAACTTATATCAAAATGTTTCTTTGATATATCAAAATAATTTTTTAAACTATTAATTATAAAAATATCATTGTCATTACATAATCTTGTCTTACTTAATAAACTCTTGTATGGTATTAATTTGCCAGATTTCTCAAAAAATCTCACCACATCATCTGCAACAAAAAAACCAACGCCTACCTTTTCTATTGTATTGAGAAGTATCTCAATACGATTTCGTGCCCATAGATCATCAGCATCAATGAAAGTTACATATTCCCCCTGCATAATATCTAATCCAATATTTCTTGCTTTTGCAGGACCACAATTTTTATTTAGTTTTACATACTTAATTCTTTTGTCTTTAAAACCTCCTATTATCTTTGCAGTAGAATCTATAGACGCATCATCAATTATTATCAACTCAAAATTTGGATAACTTTGAAATAATACAGATTTTATAGCCTGAGCTATATATTTTTCTCCATTATAAACAGGCATAATAACAGAAACCAGAGGATTATTCATATCTTCACCTCATTATTATTATTATAAAATATCTTTAATTATATGTTCTTCTATATATTTACCAACTACTTGAGCAATATTCGAATTTATTGTTAATATTTTATGACTATTGCATATTTCTTCATAGTTTTTTATGTTATATTCCAAATCTTCTTCATTAAAGGCAACCAAAGCCAAATTTGATTTTTTTAAACGTTCGGCAAAAAATAATTGATGTTTATCTACATGCTCTTTGTATTTAGGATCTCTCGGAAATACTATTGGTATTTTTGAATTTATCCAACACTGAAATAATGTTGCAGGACCTCCATGTGTTATAACTATTCGAGCTTTTTTTATTAAATCAAGCATATCATTGTATGAAAAAAATCGGCTACACTTGTAATACTGTGGTTCATAAGTTGAATACCCAGTCTGTGCAATAACTTCTTCATGAATTGTACCATTTGAGATAAACAAATCAATAATTTCTAATAACCTGTTGAATTGTTGCTCATGAGTTCCTACTGTAACAAAAATCATACAAATCCTCCTATCACAATTCCTTTTGGATAAAACCTTTTTTGTTCTTCCCACTGCAGCAAAAACAAATCAGTAATAGGATAAACTAACTTCCCAGTTAAAGTGGGTAAATCTATCCTGTCAAATACTTCAATATATACTAATTTGCATCCTAAAATTTTCCCAATGTAAAAAAAAGGTACCGCCACACCTGCTCCTGTTGATATAATTAGATCAGGTTTTTCTTTAATCAAAATTTTAAAAGCTAAAAAAGTATTTTTTATAAGGTTAGGAATATTCCTATTCGTAGGATAATAACAATAATATTTTTTTTCATCTGCTAACAAAGACTTAGCATCTTCCTTATCAAATGTAACCCAAAATCTATTGTATTTTTGCCACCATTCTTTTAACATATACAATTGATATAAGTGACCTCCACTTGAAGATACCAGTGCTATTTTTATTTTTTTCAAATTGCTTATACCTCCATCTTCTCAAATACTTTTTCTCACATTCCAATTAATCTATTATTTAAAAAAATAACATACTCTTTTAATACAATTATGTAGAAGGCAAAAAGAAATTTTTGAAAAGTTTTTCTCTTTTTATTAGTTGCAACCGCCAAAACAAACGACTGCCTTCTAACCCTATTAAATTTTTAATCTTTATCTTTAACTTTTGTTTTTTGCCAAGCCATGTCCCCGAAAAATGATGAATGCAATACGTTTTATCAGTTAAAAAACTTTCTCTTCTATCCGGAGCTATTGGACAAAAGTATTCCATTGGAAAAACATGGACGCCCGTTTTCAAAATATGAAATTGATTTCCAACCTTAAAGTCAAATAACTTATAAGATAGATATGTAATAATATCTACATTTGAAATAATATTAACAGTGCCATTATCAACGTTTACAAGTTTATCAATATTTTTGTCATAAAAATCTAATATAGCTTTTATCCATTCATGTCCTTTCTGAGCTCCAATTATTCCTGTAGATATTCGATAATATCCTTCATAACCTGTAAATGCCGGCAAATATAACAGATTATCTAATCTTCTAATAATTTCAACATCACTGTCAACATAGACGCCTCCATAATGATATAGTATCCATATCCTTGCATAATCAGAAACAAAAGCATATTTTTTGTTTTTATATGCAATTTCAACATACTTATTAATATTTATGTCAAAATTCTTTTCATCCCATTTTATTATTTTAAAATCAGGGCAAAATTTAAGCCAACTGTCAATGCATTTCTTAACAATATCAGGAGGCTCATTTCCGCCAAACCAGCAATAATGTAAATACTTGGGAATCATGTTTAAATTAGTCGCCATACAATTACCTTCTTTCTAAAATTTATACACCTCTAAATTTCTATTTTCTCATATGAAAAAATAAGCTTTAAAAGAATCCCTGCAGTTATCATGAAATAACTTATACACTGAGGAGCTAAAGTGTTTTCTTGGAAAATACTCGCAATAATAAGTCCATAAATTACTTTGAAAAAATATGCAATATCAAAATTTAATTTTATACTCAATTTCTCGATAATTTCTTCTTTTTTATAATAATACCAATCAATCATTAATAAAAAGCAAATATACAATGCAAAACCTACAATACCTACTTGATATATCATCGTTCCTACAGCACTTTCAGCACCTGTTTCCAACCAACTACTTTTAAGTCCTCCCAACAAAACACTAAAGTTTCCGCCTGAACCCAATCCGTTTCCGAATAAATGTAAAAGAGATGGTTTAAGATTATCAACAATATTGTTTATGGCTATTATATGAGGCAAAGAAGCTTTAGAAAAGATATAGTAATATTTTATACCAATATAATAAATTGAATAAGTTAAAATGCTAAATGTTAATTATATTTTATTTTAAAATCCTTATTTCTAAAAAATTTATCGATACTTATCCAGAAAAACAAAAAACCCAGTTACAATTGTTGTCAGCAAACCGCCTTTGCCAAATGTCAAAATATGTGCTATAGCAGATAATAAAATACCTCCTATTTTCTTTATTCTTTTTTCATATTTCCTTGCCAGAAAATAAATAACTAACCATGAAAGAAAATAACTTAGATTGATGAAAATATAAATAGTAATACTATATAAACAAAGCTGATAGGTGGTATTAATTTATAGTTATTGCTAAATAATTTCCCACTCGTAATCGATATAAAGAAATATAATATTCTGATATATTATCAATATAACATACAATATTAAATAAGGTGTTTCTTCTCTATTTACTAAATATGAAACCCCAATCATAGACATCATAGCAATTTCAAAAACAACAACTAAGCTTATTGATATATTATCTTAAATAACTATCATAAATTCACAAAATATTACCAAAAGTAAAGCTAAAAATATTTGACCATAACTTAATTTTTCTGACAGTAAATATTCCTTAGATACACCTGCTTTTTGAAGCATTACATTCACTATTGTAATTCCACTCCTTATTCGTTAAGCTTGTAGACAATGTTATCTCCCATTTAGTTTAAATATCAATACCAATGTTTTAAATATTAGAATCACGTCTAAAAGAAAATTCTTTTTGATTATATACTCATAATCCATCCTCATCCACTCACTATACCCAACGTCATTTCTATTGTGAGTTGCCTGCCAAATACATGTAAGGCCAGGCTTCACTGAATGTCTTATATGATGTTCAAATTCACAGCCAAGGGCTTCTCTGGTCTCTAAAGGTCTTGGTCCTACTAAGCTCATCTCTCCTTTTAAAACATTTATTAATTGGGGAAGCTCGTCAAGATTTAGTCTTCTTAAGATCTTCCCTACCCTCGTTATTCTTGGGTCATTGGTTATCTTAAAAACAGGTCCATCCATTTCATTATACTTCATTAATTGATCTTTCATTTTATCTGCATCAGGTACCATAGTTCTAAATTTTATAAGTTTAAACCTTCGACCATTTAGTCCAACACGTTCTTGAACAAAGAATACAGGGCCATCTGGAGAATCTATTTTAATTAAAATTGCTATAAGCAAGAAAAGTGGAGATAATACAATCAATGCAATAGTGGATATAACAATATCCAATAATCTTTTTATAAATCTATATAAAAAGCTAAACTTTATTGGTTGAAATTCTAATGTCAAACAATTTTCGTTTATATTAAGTCGTGCATTCTCAAATCCCATGTTATTTTTGTACATTATCTTTAATTTTCTGCCTGTAATTTTGCAAATTTCTATTACTTGCTTAACAAAAACATTGTTTAAATCAAATTCTGCAAGTAATATTACTTCATCAACAATGGAATTTTTTATTTGCCTGCATAGTTTTTCAGTTGCATACTCAAATACATCTTTCTTTTCATTATCCAAAACTATAAATTCAGACTTTCCTTCAAACTCTTTTATAATATTTTTAAATTCGTAACTATTTAAAACTTCTTTTGTACCAATTATTACACAATGATAATCTTTCAAATATGAACCAAACAAAATTTTATCTATCCCCTGACACAAAAATTTTAATAAAATACCAAGCAAGAAATATAGAACAATAAATACGCCTATATATATTCTAC
The DNA window shown above is from Caldicellulosiruptor owensensis OL and carries:
- the pssD gene encoding PssD/Cps14F family polysaccharide biosynthesis glycosyltransferase, which translates into the protein MKIALVSSSGGHLYQLYMLKEWWQKYNRFWVTFDKEDAKSLLADEKKYYCYYPTNRNIPNLIKNTFLAFKILIKEKPDLIISTGAGVAVPFFYIGKILGCKLVYIEVFDRIDLPTLTGKLVYPITDLFLLQWEEQKRFYPKGIVIGGFV
- a CDS encoding polysaccharide pyruvyl transferase family protein encodes the protein MNVFLFGHGSFYNRGCEAIVKSITELTKNKFGDHVKFILATFDYVNDKKRQDIKVDYYIRHVPNYFSIKKYLGKIAQIAGNYSLSSELKTLHLEPYIKASDVCISIGGDNYCYDKNLIYLLNSIDKKAKMAGKRLIILGASFEEFNLDEETLNDLKLFDVIIVRESISYNMLQKRGFSNIYLYPDPAFLLPMEEVNEFISQNSIGINLSPLALNYASSRERLIKEIRKFIEFILRETDLNIVLLPHVIQKNSFLQNDYNILNIIYEEHVKKAKDRIKIIRKEYTASQLKFIISKFRFFIGARTHSTIAAYSTMVPTLAIAYSTKAKGIAKDIFGTYENYVVDIRNEAEDFLTKSFEFIMKNEHFIRELLKEKMPNYTQKSLEALDIVYETKK
- a CDS encoding Coenzyme F420 hydrogenase/dehydrogenase, beta subunit C-terminal domain — its product is MLEKILDLIGNSNCTGCYACYNICEMKAIEIRKTEDGFYKPVIKKERCIGCGFCITNCPVLNPEYSNNPEPKFYMGWSKNQQIRKASSSGGIFSEIAIAILESRGIVFGAAWDDCLEVKHIKVDSIDNLYLLRGSKYLQSKVGYAYKEIKEILENSQKNVLFVGTPCQVAGLKKIVKSDRLITCDLVCHGIPSYIPFKSFIEALNEKVEKVNFRDKITGWRNFSLTYYEKKRKVSHVHYKDKFFMGYLRNYYLNEACYSCLFSKLPRQGDITLGDFWGIEKKYDKKNEGVSLIIVNNSAGLNIVEELRKNNRIELREVEKDKAIKYNIRVYSGYYERPKQRDYIIGEIRKKGFNKVANKEIKIDNNMIRILKKVYVFVKNKLKY
- a CDS encoding sugar transferase is translated as MPDDVKHLRRFLYNFSGFITLSIAYFVAYKFRFGEFKLFEDQLYVLTYGLIVLFWFIVSMKIEVNFESNGISKKDIIIVTLKRVLWLFIYISCIDFVAKLGLSRIYIGVFIVLYFLLGILLKFLCQGIDKILFGSYLKDYHCVIIGTKEVLNSYEFKNIIKEFEGKSEFIVLDNEKKDVFEYATEKLCRQIKNSIVDEVILLAEFDLNNVFVKQVIEICKITGRKLKIMYKNNMGFENARLNINENCLTLEFQPIKFSFLYRFIKRLLDIVISTIALIVLSPLFLLIAILIKIDSPDGPVFFVQERVGLNGRRFKLIKFRTMVPDADKMKDQLMKYNEMDGPVFKITNDPRITRVGKILRRLNLDELPQLINVLKGEMSLVGPRPLETREALGCEFEHHIRHSVKPGLTCIWQATHNRNDVGYSEWMRMDYEYIIKKNFLLDVILIFKTLVLIFKLNGR
- a CDS encoding sugar-binding protein — encoded protein: MATNLNMIPKYLHYCWFGGNEPPDIVKKCIDSWLKFCPDFKIIKWDEKNFDININKYVEIAYKNKKYAFVSDYARIWILYHYGGVYVDSDVEIIRRLDNLLYLPAFTGYEGYYRISTGIIGAQKGHEWIKAILDFYDKNIDKLVNVDNGTVNIISNVDIITYLSYKLFDFKVGNQFHILKTGVHVFPMEYFCPIAPDRRESFLTDKTYCIHHFSGTWLGKKQKLKIKIKNLIGLEGSRLFWRLQLIKREKLFKNFFLPST
- a CDS encoding oligosaccharide repeat unit polymerase encodes the protein MWQDKFKENLIYIYVLFIFICFFGRYLVYPKQYPIYLSIALFMFIYMSNYILQRRYSKYTLNKVIKEMNIKWGEIIISFFLMVVILFNVVLNGLYKLTISSLFHALKGVIIIFFFVALKKVLESDCKVKQRFVKINFWLLNCYFIINIPILILQKNYTGFLMRKDFFKYNPLYLDHITGLIGASGTHVLAFYWISLIITNLLFYLKEKKKIVLLLLIGEVIFMIYISLYNDNKMFYIFLFIIAVMMYILTKEKILLTLIFVCPIIILVFYFINKNIIYNLFEYNNLLSHIKNYLYIYNLIQSGKLEKIERFFLVSYAIKDGGVFGKGIGSILLWDDPTLPKHFGINTMSIRIYEGGLIFYLSLILFHYSFYNKLINKNDLINSLMIIVLLLFSSFYTIIFEDLYIVFFFSLTCLLMTMWREMHIKFI
- a CDS encoding glycosyltransferase family 2 protein, whose product is MNNPLVSVIMPVYNGEKYIAQAIKSVLFQSYPNFELIIIDDASIDSTAKIIGGFKDKRIKYVKLNKNCGPAKARNIGLDIMQGEYVTFIDADDLWARNRIEILLNTIEKVGVGFFVADDVVRFFEKSGKLIPYKSLLSKTRLCNDNDIFIINSLKNYFDISKKHFDISSIQPLIKVKDISENNIRFCENLKIAEDDIFYIELFLKGKKLAICNSQSYFYRKNYSSLTRETDMKVWEKELSQISELIKIHMNSLELENRHEIIDKIIAKVEKKIIYGVACNYINSRNFSNAYKIIIKNPWIISEIINDIILSRTIFNLKFKEKSDLQIKDLINNI
- a CDS encoding acyltransferase, translating into MIINGKVTLGPGVSIYVGKNAKLIINNNTYITGESKIYCKNYIEIGENCAISFNVVIMDSDLHNIWIKDEIINKDKPVIIKNNVWIGCNVTILKGSIIDDGAIVGAGCIVNKYINSNCIAAGNPCRIIMDNIYKWR
- a CDS encoding glycosyltransferase, producing the protein MIFVTVGTHEQQFNRLLEIIDLFISNGTIHEEVIAQTGYSTYEPQYYKCSRFFSYNDMLDLIKKARIVITHGGPATLFQCWINSKIPIVFPRDPKYKEHVDKHQLFFAERLKKSNLALVAFNEEDLEYNIKNYEEICNSHKILTINSNIAQVVGKYIEEHIIKDIL